In Myxococcales bacterium, the DNA window CGTCGACTTGAACGACGCGACGAGATCGTGCGGGAGCTTCTTGATGAAGCCCACCGTGTCGGACACCAAAATGCGCGGCTTGGCCTCGGGGTGGAGCGCGCGGATCGTGGTGTCGAGCGTGGCGAAGAGCTTGTCCTCGACGTACACCTCGGAGCCCGTGAGGGCCCGCATCAAGGACGATTTCCCGGCGTTCGTGTACCCGACGAGGGCCACGCGGCGCGCGTCGCGGCGGTGGGCGCGGCGGTTGTCTTGGTCCTTCTGGACGCGCTCGAGCTCTTCGCGGAGCTCGGCGATGCGATCGCGGATCTTGCGGCGATCGAGCTCGAGGGCCGCCTCACCCGCGCCTCGGCCGGCCTGACGCTCCTTCCCCGAGGGGGACTCGCGGAGCCGCGGCGCCGTGTACGAGAGGCGCGCGATCTCGACCTGGAGCTTGGCCTCGCGGCTCTTCGCGTGGCGATGAAAAATCTCGACGATGACACCGGTGCGATCGAGGACCTGCACGCCGGTCGCGCGCTCGAGGTTCCGTGCCTGGCTCGGCGTGATGTCGTGGTCCACCGCCACGAGCTCGACCTTGGGCTCGGGGGTCTCGCCGTCGTCGTCGTCCTCGTCGTCGTGCTCGGAGCCTTCGCCGTCCTCGGTCTCCCGTCGGAGGCGCGCCTTGTCCTTATTGCGGGGCACGGTCGTGCCGGTGTGGCCCGAGCCGCCCGTGAGCTCGGCGAGCTCGTGGAGCTTTCCTTCGCCGAGCACCGCGGCGGGCGACAGGTTCTCACGCCGCTGCGTGACCCGCGCCACGGTGTCGTAGCCGAGGGTTCGGACGAGCCGGCCGAGCTCGTCGAGGCTCGCCTCGTGGTCGACGTCGGTCACGTCGGGGAGGTGCACGGAGACGAGGATCGCTCGCCCGAGCGAAGATTTTACGGTCACGCGGAGGTCTCTCGATCAGGGGAAGCGCGGCCCCACGAGCCGCGCCGTTCCCCAGGGAAAATCAGCGCTTGGTCGTGAGCCAGAGGTAGTCGGCCTTGAGGTCCGCGTCCGAGATTTGCGACGCGCTGTAGGCCGTCATGGTGCCTCGGGGGCTGCCCGCGCGCACGAACGCGATGAACGCCGCCTCGTCCTTCGAGCCGGGGATCTTCGGGAACTGGCCGGAGCCGAGGCCCGTGGCGCCGTGGCAGCGCGCGCAGTTGTTCTGGTAGGCCTGCGAGAGGCCGCTCGTCGTGCTGCCGGCGTCTCCCGTGGTGTCGTCGGAGCTGCAGCCCGAGAGAGCGAACATGAGGGCGGCGCCAGCGCCGGCCACGAGCGCGGCGATCGTGCGTGATTGGAACATTGGGTCTACCTCGTAAGCCCCCCGAGAAGATGGTCAGCCGCCGGTGGCGGCGTCGGCCGGTGCCGAGTCGGGCACGCTAGCATCGACGGGCGGGCTCGTGTCACGCCCGGCGTCCATGGGCGGGGGAGGTGTGGGCGGGATCCCCGAGTCCCGAGGGCCACCGGCCCCAGGCGGGAGCGGGGCCTGAGCCGCCGCTTCGACGGGCTCGTAGGCCGGAGGGAGCGGGACGCCGTTCGCGTTCGCGTCTTCGTCGTCGGAGCTGCAGGCAAGGAAAAGAAGCGAGAGCGGGACCAAGGTGACGCTCGCGAAGGCCGCGAGCCGCCCCCACCGCGGAGTGCCGGTCGACATGCGACGACCATAACAGCATCACGCGAAGCGGTCGACCAACCGACCGAAAACGCGTGGTCCAAGGTAGGCGCGCCATCGCCTCGGACCGAAGGCCGACAAGGTGGGAGCGGTCGCACCCGGGGCGAGACACTCGCACCGAAATTCGCCCATCCTTCCGAAGGTTTCTTGACCGAACGGCACCTACCCCGTTCCATGAACGTCCCGGAGGCCGAATGGT includes these proteins:
- the hflX gene encoding GTPase HflX, whose protein sequence is MTVKSSLGRAILVSVHLPDVTDVDHEASLDELGRLVRTLGYDTVARVTQRRENLSPAAVLGEGKLHELAELTGGSGHTGTTVPRNKDKARLRRETEDGEGSEHDDEDDDDGETPEPKVELVAVDHDITPSQARNLERATGVQVLDRTGVIVEIFHRHAKSREAKLQVEIARLSYTAPRLRESPSGKERQAGRGAGEAALELDRRKIRDRIAELREELERVQKDQDNRRAHRRDARRVALVGYTNAGKSSLMRALTGSEVYVEDKLFATLDTTIRALHPEAKPRILVSDTVGFIKKLPHDLVASFKSTLDEALEASLLLHVVDGSDPTFRSQYEVTREVLAEIGATEVPSRLVLNKADRLDDDAKKALLREFPGALLVSAHSPEGVDTVRKAIVQFFEDRYEERAYVVPYSEQSRVAELHENARVLSQDYLEDGVHVRVRGDADTLNRLEKHKRAH
- a CDS encoding cytochrome c, whose product is MFQSRTIAALVAGAGAALMFALSGCSSDDTTGDAGSTTSGLSQAYQNNCARCHGATGLGSGQFPKIPGSKDEAAFIAFVRAGSPRGTMTAYSASQISDADLKADYLWLTTKR